Proteins from a single region of Patulibacter sp. SYSU D01012:
- a CDS encoding NEW3 domain-containing protein: MLPAPRSVPRAARPAALVLAAAALLAGAAPAHATFAGTATDPTGDAADATPSRDLVAAGVGYDPSDGTFVAAVRLRGALFGPSRAFLSVVAATPTAAGCGGAALGLGAATDDPSAQWHRFSGPTTVVARGTARHRGDGLDVQRLEVTDRALRGMAPGCAFVTLSSTEDPGVVYDALGPFRLRAYAGLRVALGSLPTAVRPGRRYALRVAVSNPGSAPTGRVRVRVGRARGLTASRRTVTLPSVAPGAKRTATVRVTLSRRAAARSVVAVAASAGRLSATAERRVRVRLPARRPSGGGGGTPAPGSPSVCTRWFPDLSGESGGSLGLTPCER, encoded by the coding sequence GTGCTCCCCGCCCCTCGATCCGTCCCGCGCGCCGCGCGCCCCGCCGCGCTGGTGCTCGCCGCCGCCGCGCTCCTGGCCGGCGCGGCCCCCGCTCACGCCACGTTCGCCGGCACCGCGACCGACCCGACCGGCGACGCCGCGGACGCCACCCCGTCGCGCGACCTCGTCGCCGCGGGGGTGGGCTACGACCCGTCCGACGGCACCTTCGTCGCCGCCGTCCGCCTGCGGGGCGCGCTGTTCGGGCCCAGCCGGGCGTTCCTGAGCGTCGTCGCGGCCACCCCGACCGCGGCGGGCTGCGGCGGCGCCGCCCTCGGGCTCGGGGCCGCCACCGACGACCCGTCGGCGCAGTGGCACCGCTTCTCGGGCCCCACGACGGTCGTCGCCCGCGGGACGGCGCGGCACCGCGGCGACGGCCTGGACGTCCAGCGGCTCGAGGTGACCGACCGCGCACTGCGCGGCATGGCGCCGGGCTGCGCGTTCGTGACGCTCTCGAGCACCGAGGATCCGGGGGTCGTCTACGACGCGCTCGGCCCGTTCCGCCTGCGGGCGTACGCCGGGCTGCGCGTCGCGCTCGGATCCCTGCCGACGGCGGTGCGGCCCGGCCGCCGCTACGCGCTGCGCGTCGCGGTCAGCAACCCGGGCTCGGCTCCCACCGGCCGCGTGCGGGTGCGCGTCGGTCGCGCGCGGGGGCTGACGGCGTCCCGACGCACCGTGACGCTGCCGTCCGTCGCGCCGGGAGCGAAGCGCACCGCCACCGTGCGCGTGACGTTGAGCCGGCGCGCGGCCGCGCGGAGCGTCGTGGCGGTCGCCGCCAGCGCCGGCCGGCTGTCGGCGACGGCCGAGCGCCGGGTGCGCGTCCGCCTGCCCGCCCGTCGACCGTCCGGCGGCGGGGGCGGCACGCCGGCGCCCGGCTCGCCGTCGGTCTGCACCCGCTGGTTCCCCGACCTGTCCGGCGAGTCCGGCGGGTCGCTCGGGCTGACGCCCTGCGAGCGCTGA